Proteins encoded by one window of Dreissena polymorpha isolate Duluth1 chromosome 11, UMN_Dpol_1.0, whole genome shotgun sequence:
- the LOC127850281 gene encoding vacuolar protein sorting-associated protein VTA1 homolog encodes MSGAGLPPLPQQLKQIQHYLKTATEHDKRDPVVSYYCRLYALQSGMEIDKKSPECRMFYVALMDYLEKVKKEVNNEAIHNEVVGQAHMESYALKVFLYADNEDRASRFNKNVVKSFYTAGMLFDTLSVFGELSEDIEKNRKYAKWKAAYIHRCLKNGETPEPGPLGGEDGEEGGFNFGDSGVEASGGAIGFEQHQNPGPSSGGYIPQTGPYIPSPTGSNHNLPTPNSHIPGGPPIGAHAPPTTPQEPNHGAKALPSQPLPAATAWKPPKPTGGVQLGTQEYQRAMKLCKFASSALQYEDANTAIDNLTKALNLLTTGKET; translated from the exons ATGTCTGGTGCGGGGCTTCCTCCGCTTCCACAGCAATTAAAACAAATTCAGCATTACCTGAAGACTGCGACAGAACATGACAAGAGGGATCCGGTGGTTTCGTATTATT GTAGACTGTATGCACTACAAAGTGGAATGGAAATTGACAAAAAGTCGCCAGAATGTCGAATGTTTTATGTAGCTTTGATGGATTATTTAGAGAAG GTGAAGAAGGAAGTAAACAACGAGGCGATTCACAATGAAGTGGTTGGCCAGGCTCACATGGAAAGCTATGCCTTGAAGGTCTTCCTCTATGCTGATAATGAAGACAGAGCTTCGAGATTTAACAA GAATGTAGTGAAATCTTTCTACACAGCTGGCATGCTTTTTGACACCCTTTCTGTCTTTGGGGAGCTCAGTGAAGAT ATTGAAAAGAATCGCAAATATGCCAAGTGGAAAGCAGCATATATTCATCGATGTTTAAAGAATGGGGAAACCCCTGAACCTGGCCCGCTGGGTGGAGAGGACGGGGAAGAGGGGGGCTTTAACT TTGGTGACAGTGGCGTTGAAGCCAGTGGAGGAGCGATAGGCTTCGAACAACACCAAAATCCAGGACCGTCATCTGGTGGTTACATTCCCCAGACCGGCCCCTATATACCAAGCCCCACAGGCAGCAACCACAATCTGCCCACACCAAACAGTCACATCCCTGGGGGACCCCCAATTGGAGCCCATGCCCCACCCACCACCCCACAGGAGCCCAATCACGGGGCCAAGGCTCTGCCCTCCCAGCCCTTGCCTGCTGCTACAGCTTGGAAGCCACCAAAACCAACAG GGGGTGTGCAATTAGGGACCCAGGAGTATCAAAGAGCCATGAAACTGTGCAAATTTGCCAGCAGCGCGTTACAGTACGAGGACGCGAACACTGCCATAGACAATCTTACCAAGGCTCTGAATCTTCTGACAACTGGGAAAGAGACATAG
- the LOC127850279 gene encoding betaine--homocysteine S-methyltransferase 1-like, giving the protein MNGLIEALANGGTLVVAEGYMWEIERRGYLQLGNYLPEVVLDHPEVIKQLHEEFAHAGSDVIEAFTYYAHREMLKLRGREEDLEKLNRTALKMAREVADRHGKLMAGNVSNTPLYEPDDPKTHEVIYAMFKEQVQWAVEEGADFIIGETFGAYGEAEIALRAIKDWGKGLPAVITIAAYVPERTTDDVPLPEACKKLQDAGAAVVGLNCSRGPETLMPLIREVKKLCTVPIAALPVAYRTNAEEKTFFALRDPKSGKRVYPDNLDCVRCSREDARKFAEEARAAGVQYIGLCCGNAPNLTRELAEVYRKEPPASRFRSRMELSMVFGDKAKEYGAEMSTTAKWMTGDGL; this is encoded by the exons ATGAACG GTCTGATAGAAGCGCTGGCTAATGGCGGGACCCTGGTGGTGGCGGAAGGATACATGTGGGAAATCGAGAGGCGCGGCTATCTTCAGCTTGGGAACTATCTACCGGAAGTCGTTCTTGATCATCCGGAAGTGATCAAGCAACTCCACGAGGAATTCGCGCATGCCGGAAGTGACGTCATCGAAGCTTTTACG TACTACGCACATAGAGAGATGTTAAAGCTCCGAGGCCGGGAGGAGGATCTAGAAAAGCTCAATCGCACGGCGCTCAAGATGGCGCGAGAGGTGGCGGACAGGCACGGGAAACTCATGGCCGGTAACGTCTCCAACACGCCTCTATACGAGCCGGATGACCCGAAGACCCACGAGGTCATCTACGCCATGTTCAAG GAGCAGGTTCAATGGGCGGTGGAGGAAGGGGCGGACTTCATCATCGGAGAGACGTTCGGTGCCTACGGGGAGGCGGAAATAGCGCTCCGGGCAATCAAAGACTGGGGCAAAG GGCTTCCAGCGGTCATAACCATAGCCGCCTATGTCCCGGAGCGCACCACCGACGATGTCCCCTTACCGGAAGCTTGCAAGAAGCTACAGGACGCCGGTGCGGCGGTGGTTGGTCTTAACTGTTCCAGAGGACCGGAAACGCTCATGCCTCTGATTAGGGAGGTTAAAAAACTGTGCACG GTACCGATAGCTGCACTGCCGGTTGCATACAGGACAAATGCAGAGGAGAAAACATTCTTTGCATTGCGGGACCCGAAGTCAG GCAAGCGCGTTTATCCGGACAACCTTGACTGCGTGCGCTGCAGCCGCGAGGACGCCCGAAAGTTCGCAGAGGAGGCGCGTGCCGCGGGCGTCCAGTACATTGGCCTCTGCTGCGGGAATGCGCCGAATCTCACGCGGGAGCTCGCCGAGGTGTACCGGAAGGAGCCACCGGCGTCGCGGTTCCGGTCTCGCATGGAACTCAGTATGGTGTTTGGTGACAAGGCCAAGGAATACGGAGCCGAGATGTCCACGACGGCGAAGTGGATGACGGGCGATGGCTTATAA